cccccaaaaatggattaATTGCTGACACCCATCTGGTCCAATGAGTGGAGTAGAATATGCTAAAACCCTGCTGTTAGGATTTTATCCTGTTTAGAAAAGCTTCTGtgtaaatatgtttatttatgaCACTTTTACCTTTTGTACCCACTTTTTTTTACTCCGTAGGTTAAATGAAATTCTGATATGGAAGCAGTTTTGTGGACATTTTACCTGATATTTTGAGCCATGATTGATTTTAAGGTTGGAAATGGTTCTTCCCTTTTTACATATCCGTGCTACATTACGGAGCctattaaaatatgtttaaccTTCGTTTAGCTTTTTGCGACTTTTTGTGCTTTGAATTCTGAATGGGAAAAATATAGCTATTCTCTTTTCAGTTGtgacaattgattccatttctATTTGATTCATTCGTCCACAAAATTCCTTTCAATTCAAACAGTTGGGGACAAAAATTATGTGATTATACAAGATTAATGACAAAGCCActtattatttttggaattgagTCCCACCTGTAATATATTTATACGGTCTGTGtatatgtggttttttttcttcttttttatgctCCATCAACCAGGAAGTAAtgagatggggaaaaaaacaacactaacaAGAAGATTCTAGAGTCGTAGTATCTTGTTTCATCCGTCTGTTCTCACCACTGCTTTCCCCGCCCACATGTCAAAAAATAATCATCCTTGACATGAGGCCAAGTTGGCATTTCAGCACCCTCATCATGAAATGAAATCACAGGTTGTCTCTTCTCTAGATCCCACGGATCGTGTCAAAGTTGGCAAGCACCATGGGAACTGCCCCAGAGGAAGATTACATGATTTTCgcgtggtttaaaaaaaaaaaatgagggagGCTCCTGACGTTTCATTGTGGCATATTGACTAGAATGCGAAATTGGTACTTGTAACACGAGTCTGGCAGCATGGTGGCAAATGCTTCATTTTCCTGTCAATACAGCTCAGCTTTGTAAAAAGGCTGAAAATAACTATGTAACTTGAAGCCACTGTTAACAGTGGGAAGTTGGCCGTCAATCAAGCAGCTCTGGTTAGGTAGCCTTAGTCACTAAGGGCAACATCTTATGTAAGAAATTTGCCCAAACACAGCGAAGCAAAAATGCTGTTCAGTTAAATACACATTCAATataaacatactggataggatGGGTTTCAGCTCCAAAGATTTGggatttaaatgacattttaacagATGGCTTGTGGACTATCGGGTTCTGAAGCTTCTAACTATGTCTTTGGAGCTTAGGTTTTAAATATTCATGAGTACgccttttgtttttccttcttttgaTTGCTTCAGTGCAAGGAATGCTTAAGTGAAGAATGAATTCAAAAGCCGTACCCAAATTATTATGCCCTATTATAAATAGTACCTATAATGAGTTTGTAATGCCATTTATAGGCAAGGCGAATAAACTGTAGTATACAAAGTCGAAGTACTCAAACTAGCAGTCCTGATAACTTTCACAACTAGAAATTATAagtaattaaatacatttctcCCTTAATTTATCACCTTTTAAATGTGTTCTCTTGAAATGGGTTACAATGTTTTAGAAAGtaaccaaaaagaaaaacattaaccAACTTTTACAGCATGTTGCCTGAGCAAATTGAGATCTTAGTGAACGCTGTGAGCTGTTTTCCTTCCCAATCTTTACAcctctttttcatttattctcaACCTGACGGAACAAGCTAAACAAGATCTACTAATACGTGAGACATGCGACAACACGATGTCGTCTCCCTCAGGCGAGCGCACTCAGACGTGGGCGTCCTCAAGCAACATTGATGAAATACGTGATTTATGGATTCTTTCCCGAGTCTTGCACAACGACCATAAAGCCTCATCTCGGCCCACCGGGCGAAAGGTTAATCCATTATTTTCAAATGAGGTCACCAATGAAATTGGAATTGATTCTGGTCGTTGCTTTTGATGTCACAATGACCAGTGTTGCTGAATGGATGTTTCCTGGAGGTGTTTGGAGATTATAGAATGGGGAGGATAAAGTCCAAAGAGGGTGGGAAGAGGCACAGTGATCTCACTACATTGTAAACAGTGTGTGTACTGTGTCAACATGTGCACTTTGCCAACATAACAGGAGGACATTCATCACTTTGACACCATGGGAATTAAAAATAAGAGCTCTGGAAGGATGTGCCATTCTTTTGAATTGTTGACATGATTAAGTAAAAGCTATTTTAAGAATATGtgctctttttttcaaattgaatattgTTATTTTGTACTTAAATTGAACAAATTCATTCAAAATCAGATGAATGTTGTTTCTCAACTGCACCTTGCGAAGTTGTCAACttggtgaaacactgccctctagtgGGATTTATCCAAAGATTCGTGTAAACAAAAGGAACCTCTGCAATACTCATTTCTGGCCACAGGGTGTCACAAACTCTTCATAACATAAGAGCCACGTTATTTCCATCTTGTTTTAATTTCAATTCAGTGAAATTGCCCTTACATTTTTCAAGAGAGAACAATGAGAttccacattttcaaaatgaattgattatTAACTGTTTTTGCTGTACTTTTGGAATGTATTTTATCTGCTCAAATGCAACAAGTGATTTTCCTTTCTGTTGTGAACGCAATTTATCACGTTTGACGtgagaacaaaaaaagagaactaTGAATACAAAGTTTCTATTAACGTACTAATAGATGTAGAAGTATAATTTATAATCTAAAGGTCATTTCAACATCGAATCCCTCATGAGAATGCACATGACGACACTCGTGGGGCACACCATGTTGCTTTTTTCGGTCTGTATTAATAAGCAACCCTAAAAGCAATAATTACATTGAAAATGAATCCACCCTGTATGTTAGTATTATATTTATAGCATATTAATATGGATATTGTTTTTGAATGTACCTATTTTAACCGTTGTTTTGTTAgaattcatgttttttattcaCCCCTTGAGCAAAACTAGTGGAACATTCCAATGAGGGGcaagcgatttttttctgctaaaaTGTTTCGGGATTTGCCGTGACGCGTGCTGCTTGTTTGGCGTCTTCAGTGGCTTTCTAACGAAAAAGTCAAATTGTGGTGtgaaaacaagagaaaaaaaaagcattctcGAAAGATAAGCGGGAATCGGCGACACTTGCTGGGTAAGATATATTTGTGTTTATCAACGCCGAATAGCGGTCACGAAATACCCAGCTGAATCCACTCGGGGGAGGATGCTAAAATCTAAGCTTAACTTCTGTGTGTAAACTCGATTTTTTCGTAATAATATGGACGGATGCATTGACCTGAATTGTTTATAATGTAAGTAACATCTTGCAGTCTATAAGCAATGTGATCTGATGTGAATTAGGATCATCGACGTTATCGTTTCTTTGCTAATGCAATTACAATGTAGAACATTGAGTTGCTTTTACTGCTAGTGGGTTCATTTCCACGGAAATTAATTTGTGATATTGTATTAACTTGTTGCAAATTATTAAAAAACCTTtaaagggcaagtgactatttttggtatataaaacaaacaaacactagTCATacatggacatcacattttgggtcagcccacaatattaacatttggtttACAAGTGTGCCCTGCTTTACTCAAATTGAATGCTTAGATTTAAGTTTAATTAAATATcactaaatatattttagtttAGTGTGCATTATTGCCTGGGAATAATGTTCTTTATTTACCACatcagtctcacagttctgagattgcgATGCAAACAAATGTCAAGATCTGTTAAATTGTGCAATTCTCTTGTGCAAGCTTCTTGTATTGAGCCATGAGATTTATTTCACAGCCGTGTCGCCAGGAGCGCTATGGATGAGGAGGAGCAGTTTGTCAACATTGATCTGAACGACGACAATATCTGCAGTGTCTGTAAGCTGGATACAGATACGGGCACTTTATCTTTCTGCCATGTCTGCTTCGAACTCAGCATTGAAGGTAAGTCCAGAGGATGGCTATTTAAATCAccccccattaaaaaaaactattgtcaACACACAATACCTGAAAATTTATAAGGTCTACTGACTTTGGCTATGTTGACACAAAGCCAATAACCCTTTGAGGATTGGGTTTTTATGTAGACCTGTTCAAAAAACTAAACATTGGATTACATTTCCTCCGGGTTAACCACTTTCTAAACTGAATATCTGGCCGTTTAACTCTTTGAGAAATAATTCTTCACgtttattttgcaaaaatgtgGGTCATTTAAAAACGGGAAGCTAAACTAAATACTCCTTAATGTAGTGAAAGGTTttaacattaacatttaatGGGTGGTAGAAAGTACTGGGAGATGAAGTGGAAGTGCAACTCGGGGCAGTACAAATATGACAGATGTAATGTTCCAAGAGATGACTTCACTTGTACTACCACTAGTCTCTTcccagaggataaagaatataacTGAACACTGTTAAATTGCCTTTCTATGCGTGTTGCTGTACTGTTTGTGTTCAATAAATAACTTAACAGTCGTAAAAGTTCATTTCGGTTAAGGCATCAtacttttttaaacatatttgtttGACAGAAAtactaaactaaatttataaTGTATTGCACTGTATATCTGAGATGAGAAAACAAATTGTGGCAATCACTCATCGCAAAGCTTTTCAATCTCGTTGGGGCAGGCCACTTCTTCCTTAATATTCCCTCATCAATCCTACCAAAACCACAAAGGCATTGTGATAAATAACTCAATCTACGTTTTGACTCTTcaatcatggaaaaaaatgaagttgtcTTTAATCCGTCTAAAACGTAATGCTGGCCCCGCATTGAAATTCAGTGTCATGAGTGAGAAGGCTTCTCTGCAAATTCTACTCTAATTCAAGTGTTTGATGTGCCACTCAAActcaaaatgtgtttgaagTTTCCTTATCTTAATTAATGAGTAGCctgtttgagggaaaaaaaggaaggatTATTCTCTTTCAACTCCGATCGTCAGCATGTTCCACAGCCATTTTCTGCACTCAGGTATTAAGTATTTTGCTGGACCGAGAACAGAATTttactgtactttttaaaaacagacccatgtttttttgcacccattcatataaaaaatgtatatttcttGTGTACTTTGGAGCATGTCAATTGATTATTCTAAATGTCTCCCCTTTACCTTAACCCAAATTTTAGCTGCATGTAAATGTAGGTACCTATGTAACGCCCTAGCCctctaatttatttttatttgtaaatgaGAACAAGTTATACGGCATTTATCAGGGATTATACAATAGAATATTAATAAGCAATTTGGACTATACAGCTGTGCCGTTCTTGAAGACAGACAAGACATTTCGACTGCTTGGTGAGTTTCTCGGGGTTCCGTAAAGTCGTGATTGCATAACTTGTTCCTGGTAGTGTTTGCTGAGTGGAGATTATGAATCAGTCAAGTAGGGGCAGGTACTTCTCACATTTGAGCCAGTTTTGTTTGAGTGAACATAGTCGTGTGTGAAATGTTCCTTACCTTTTTGTCAGAGATTTTAAAAGCAGCACTAGCGCAGTCTCTAAACTTTCTATGATTTAATAATTACTCAGTAAGTGACTGTTGTTTTTAGTAATTCAACAGGTGGCTAAGTTCTATTGTTTGAATCTGAGCTTGTACCCAAAGTCATTGTTACTCTAAGGTTAGCCTCAAATGGTGACATTCAGTGCAAGGTAAAACTATGTAGTACAATCACTCCAACGATATAAGTAGTAATATGCTTTATGTTCACACCACAGTCCAGTAGAGCACTCATCTTTTAGCAAACTCTGAGCCTCACATGACAGAATATTCTTAGAAGAAAAATACTTTGTGGTGTTTTGAGTCTCGAGGAAATGTGCCTTTTGTTGGAGCTCCAAGTAGGTGTTTCCTGAGGAAACTGCTTTTAGCCTATGTGTATGTACGCGTTCTTTTAGAAATGATTGCATATGAAACTCTAGCTGTTTACTGTTAATAAAAAGACTTTAAAACATATTCTTGAGGAGGACTTTCTTAGTGACAGAGACATTGTTTCGTTGCATCATGTGAGTTGTGGTCACCACATGGTTATGTTGACTGAAACATCAGCACGGCAGAGAACAAGGAGGCCGCTGTTCTcagaaaacaataacaagcaaACGTCTTTAGTATCACTGGCGTCAAGCTGAAAACTGGGGCAGTGTTGTCAGAttggtgtacagtaatccctcgaatatcgcggttaatgtagaccggatatggccgcgataatcaaaaaatcgcgaagtagggtcaccccaattgtaaatacctttttttttcagtgctgagtcctagtagcaagagtggcttccgcttacaagtttcagtgtggattttcacatttttaagaacttacttttttttttttaatcgttaatagcagaaaaaaattgcacagtgaattgcgataatcgagggaagactgtagctTATTCTCATATGGCGTACAAAAGTGGTCTTTGTGACGTGCCAATTCATTGGTAGTGAACTCCTCACACAGTCCATTATTCTTAAACGAACTTATCAGaataggacattttttttatatgcagcTTGTCCATGTATGACTGCTACTGAGGTCAGTGTTGTTGTCTATTTAGACCTGGCAGCTGCTGACTACACATTCTTCCACGTGCTGCCATGCCATTTAGCACCAATGACCTCTGTCTGTCCCACATGTCTGCAAAGATAGCTCTCTGGTGTCTCACTACACGAGCGTCCTTGATTCCTTCCCAAATACTTGTAGGGATAAACAACACCTTAAACGTGTCTCCTTGTGGAAGGAgtcctgtttaaaaaaacatattctcCATAATCAGATGTCTAAGAATTTAGCTATCCCTTTAAAGATAGGAGATAAAAGGTTGTTTTGTAAGTGATACCACTGGTATTTCTTCAACACTACTGCAGGAGTTTGCCAGATTGGGCATTGGCAGGTAACACAATTCTCTTTGAACCCAAAGCATTTCCCTCCAGAACGGATTCAAATGACATCTTAGCTCAAATATCACtttagcttttttcttttttgctgaTTATTATTTCTATTACTTTGGCAGGATTTTATGTCCATTGAGATTGTGCTCTTCTATTACAGCTGCATCGAAAGGCTCAATTTGCTAATCCCCAACAGCATAAGCAGCTTTCACAGAGGGATTTCGATGGGTCAACCTGACAGTTTTTTAGCTTCGGTTTTTACGCCCGAATATTTATTTAGATTGGCACTTTGCTGGTTAATGCAGTAACTTAACTGCCTGTCGGTTTTGTTTTCGATACCTGCAATAAAATCGTTCTGTAGATCCCTAATGTAGGAGGTATTTTTGAGCCTTGTCTCTGATGTTGCTGTCTCGTTTGTGTTATTCCAGGTGTTTCTTTAGCCACTCTTTTGCATTCTAAGTCGCTACGTGGCCACCGCGACTGCTTTGAGAAATGTCACCTCATCGCCAACCAGAAGCTGTCACGCTCCAAGGTGTCCCGAAGTGCCTACGAGGGCGTGAAGCTGGCCCTCGGCCAAAAACTCAATCGTATCATCCAGTATGCCCAGAACAGAGACGACGACCACCCCTCCGACGGCCTCGGTCGACGCGGGTCCAAGCTCCTGTGTCACGGCCAGCAGGGCGACCGCAAGCTGTTGCCTCAGTCGGAACCCCGGGTACCCCGTTACGCTCCTCGCCGGGAAGCGGGGGAAGCCGCGCGGCTGCCCGACTATGCCCCCGGGGTGTCGGAGTGCCACGCCGCTCAGAGATTGCGGGTGCTGGAAGAGGGTGCCCGGGCTAGTTGGAACAGGGCGGCTCTACACCTTCGGAATTCACCGTCGGCGAGAGGGAAGACTGAACGCCAGCATCAAAGCCACAGCAGAGATGAATGTGAGCCAATCTGGGTGTGCTTCTTATGTAAATATGAAAGAGGAAATTGTTTAGTTtacagtttgtttttattattgtatattaGCATGTGGTTAGTTGCCGGCATGTGATAAGAACATAGTAAAGAAGGAAACTGTAGAGAAGAGAGAGTGAGATTAGGGATGGATTCCGTACCcagaaatgtgtttaaaattgCTGTCAGACCCaaaataacttttgtttttgttctatttttttaaaactagatTGAAATGTTCAACCTGTGTGGAACACAATCTAATTCaaactgttgttgttgttttttagtgaCTAATATGTGTGTCGATGAGCTTCATCACTTGAACACCGAGCTTCTCATGAAGATTCAAAGTAAGTCCTCATGTAAATTACTCTTGAGGAATGATGAACGGTGGGAAAAGTACAGTATAATCATTAGATGCTTTCTGGTTTTATTCAGGTGTGTTTGAGGAGCTGACGGCGGCCGTGCAGGAGAAAGACTCGCTGGCGTCCGAGCTGCACGTGCGTCATGTAGCCATCGAGCAGCTCTTCAAGAACTGTGCCAAGCTGCCCTGGTTGCACATCAGTAGGGCCGGGGTCaagaccgccgccgccgccggcagcAATGGCGTCGGAGCACCTGTGGAGTAACgctgggtgtgtgagtgagtgtcacGTCTCTTGGGGACCCTCGAAAACGTTCTGCATCTTCATGTAGTTAGTTTTATTCTTTAAAGGTATATTTTGCCCTTTTTGAATATCGCTTCTGAGACGTTAGCATCCATTTGTGTTGCAAATACAAAAGCCAAGTCATTATTAGAAGCCATGTATGTGTTTTTATCTTTCGCTGACATTAGGTTTTACATACTTTACACATTGATACCATATAGACCTTTTTTTGCAATAAGAGGCTAAAGCACAGATCAaatctgaaaaatacaaataaggcATCATGATGTCATTTTCAAACCAAAGTCTTCAAATGTTTTGCTTCATATATAATCTACAATCACCATGAATAGATGTCGCAACACTGTTATGTGTTTTTATAAAATGGGAAGTCAATTAGACGTGGATTGCTTTTCATAGTGAGAGGTAATTCTTTCCAATGTCGAGTATTTGGAATGCGTGAGAGACTGCTATTCTTTGAATATGCAATAcgatattttgttttgtttattcagAAATCTATGCAAGAAGGAGGCAGATCATTTATCCAATAGAAATATTTGTCTTAGCTGCAGAATCAGGTTCAGGCTGGGAAAGATTTAATGTAATGCTTTCATTCTCTTTGTAAGAGATTCCAttgattttgcccttttttgggttctatttctattttaaatggACGTATGTTTTTTGTCTTCCTGTTTTTAATGGGGATGGTGTCTGAAATAATTGTTTCAAAAATGGATGCTTTGTGTTTGTGTAAAGGGGGGTAAATGGCCCCGTCTTTGTTCAGTAGACCTATACTGAAGATTCaaagtactttttttatatttcgttttctatttattttgggTGTGTTATGGCGAAATGGTCATTTtcgctttcttttttaaataaaattacttTTGTGCTAGAGTGTTTGTagtaaatttcacatttttgcatTAACCTGGAAAATATTAAGGGTTCATATTTTTGACTTGAATTGGTCatctaataaaaatgtatgactGGGTGCATGGTCCCATCCAGTGGGCAAATGAAATCATTACAGCTCCCTTTATCACGTTTAAAGAAATTAATAGAGAACGTTACAAAGGAAAATACCCATGATTGGAAAGAAACTGCAATTTTGGAAATAGCATAAATTATCATGGCATTGCTTCAGATGTATTGATGATAGATTGGGTAACATTTATTCGTTTTGGCCAAATAATCATGATAATTTTGTAAACAATTGGAACATAATGTGTTTGAATAAATTTACTGGGTTGTAAATGCAATGCCATGAAATTTAATGCAAGGGCTTACACATTTAGGGATTTTTGTCTGTCTGTATGATCAAGGCAATACTATCTTTCTCCGTCAGAGGGCAGCACTGCATTTCCATGAAGTGGAGCGCCGGTCACGTGACAGCCTGCGGTTCCCTGTGCACCTGCAGAGTGAaacgaggaggaggagcggcCAAGTCTGGATGCTTGGCCGAGAGCTCAGCCCTGCTACCGCCTTCCTCTCTTCAAACACCACAAGTTTGCCCAAGTTTCGCCCTAAGGACTTCTACGGGGAGTCGAAGGCAACGGGGATGGAGCCACCGAACGTCAGCTTGTGCTGTTTGCTGCTCAGCTTTTTGGCAGGtaagttttttttacacacgAGACGCTCAATACTTTGATTCCGACGCTATTTTATGTCCGACCGGGTGGCCAGTTTCGCCGCTTGGCTTGGTTTCAATGCGTTCAAAGTGCTCATAACTTCGTCGAATTCTTGTGTTCCTCCGAAAAAGTATAGATTTGATCGACAATATGATTTAAACGGATTGCTCAACTGAGGTGAACTAAGATCCAAGGTCAGTTTTCGAACCTTAGCGATCAACAAACGTCGACACTACGTTATATAATGAAATTGTCACACAACTTTGGCAAAAAATCAAATACTACGTTATGTTAAACCAaacgattattgatgtcttctCTTGTCGATTAACACAATGGCTGGAGGGTATTTTAAACTGTCGCTGGACAGCTTTTATATAATGAAATCCCATTAAATATAATGCTTAATAATATTTAGTTATGCAGGCTACTACTTATTAATCAGCCCTAGTGACCTTAAGTTAATAATGTGAAGTCAGCAAAATCACAAGTAGCCCCATAAATGATTCCTTCCTACCTAcccttttcttattttattattatataaatagTATTAGTACTGATCTATTGAAACCTCAGGTTTTGTTGATAGAAAGTCAATGGGTGTGTTTAATGTTTTGGAATTTACAATGAAACTCACAAAACAAACTCCTCCCATTGTAAACTATCACTCAAGTGgtatagtatttttattttactgttgGCTGTTAACATTTGTTGAAAAGTGTTTGGATTTTAAAGGGTGAAACCACATAGCTGTGACATTTCCTTATGGGTTGCAGCCATCCTGAAATAAATAATGCTTTGTTCAAACTGTGGGACATTGAGTGTAATACATTGTTTAGATTTAgagcatgactttttttctttttttacacttcTTTTGTCTCATCGCTCACATTGTgtctgggtgtgtgtgtgctgtttgGGCTCATTACCATCCTAATGGCAGCGTGGCTTCATCATTTGGGCAATGTTCCACTTCAGTAGACAAGAACAGTGTCCGTCCAACTGGTCACATTCTTTTGACAGTTTTGTCTTCAGGAGTAAATAATATCTGGGAACTGCACTTTAATGGGGAAATAACAAGGAAGGGTATTTGGCTTCTACTTTTTGTGCAGCAATTGCGTGGGCTGATGACATTCACTGACTGTATAAACCTgacaaaaaaggaaatcattGAAATTAGATTTCCTCCCTTGATGTAAATGTTAAAGCTATTGATAAGCTTTTTCTTGCGCCTCCCGTGCTAGTTTTGGAGAACGTATTAGAATATTTCACTATAGATCGAGTTCACACATGAAACTTCGattacaggggtgtcagacatCTTTTTTGTTATCTGAGTGACAACTAGGGCTGCCACGATTAATCAACAACTATAGGATTAGGAATTTAATCAagtattttaagttttttttccccgagacACCATTAATGTAAAGATttccctttttcttttgtttaaggCCCTATTAAGCAGATATACaccttttttgccattttattcATGGTAACGGTAAACCAAAGAATCACTTTCTGTTAAATTtcattgaatttgaaaaaaataattaaataaacaataattgcagtttttattttggggttttaaatgtaaaaaacaagaaaaacgtataaataatctttatttttttccacattttaaatCGAAACAATGTGGGACGGAACGTGATTGTCACTTGGATTCTTATTTACTAACCCGTTTCTCATTTACCAGGTAGCTGTGACAGGAGCGAACGCTAACAGTCAAACGTTTTCCTCTCTCGTATTTCGACTTTTCGCTGGCATTTTGGTGTATGTTGTCCCCACCAAGTCTACCGCTGACTCTGTTGGTCAATAATAAAACAATGTCGGTCGGTGACCTTGCAAAAACAGAAACCTGAGGAAACAGCGAGCACACAGTGCAGTTACCTGATAAGAGTATAAGTGAAGTCTGTGGACAAGTGCTGGTTGCTTAGTTACCTTTtgaaaacacacactcacacacacgcagcTCCCGTGAATACgctttgtgtgtatgtacacatttttttgggggggggtattTTTTCAAACGCTCCCCTCCCCCTTTTACATACAAATGTTCTCTGTGGGCTCTATTTACAGCAGGAGAAAACAATCCCGTTATATTTAATACTGAATGTTGTGGGGGTATGATTAGCTTAATGTAGCATGTGTGTGAACAGGATTTGATTTAATGGGAGAATGCGTATCTCTGGCAACATTTTCAAGAGCCTGTCGAGGTTCATAGGGGAGATGAGAAAGATTGGTAGAAACCCGAAGAGGATGGCGATAGCCATTGTCATTGGCCCCGCTGAGCTGAGGTCACATTCAACGGTCAAGAGCCAGACGTCCATTTCTATTACCTCCCTCCTAAAACAGGTTGCACATAAGCAGGCGTTGGTTCGCTCTTGCCCTGTCCTTGAAAATGAAGCAGTAACACGTGGAATTAGATTACACTCAAGAGTAATAATTTGTCCTCCAAAATAGGAGAATGGGGAAAATCACCATGAATATCCACAGTCCCCGGGccttaatattttagcatactTGACTCACGGGCCCCGAGCCAACTCGTTTAACCAGTGGTGTCAAATGTAAGGCC
The nucleotide sequence above comes from Stigmatopora argus isolate UIUO_Sarg chromosome 22, RoL_Sarg_1.0, whole genome shotgun sequence. Encoded proteins:
- the c22h21orf91 gene encoding protein EURL homolog gives rise to the protein MDEEEQFVNIDLNDDNICSVCKLDTDTGTLSFCHVCFELSIEGVSLATLLHSKSLRGHRDCFEKCHLIANQKLSRSKVSRSAYEGVKLALGQKLNRIIQYAQNRDDDHPSDGLGRRGSKLLCHGQQGDRKLLPQSEPRVPRYAPRREAGEAARLPDYAPGVSECHAAQRLRVLEEGARASWNRAALHLRNSPSARGKTERQHQSHSRDELTNMCVDELHHLNTELLMKIQSVFEELTAAVQEKDSLASELHVRHVAIEQLFKNCAKLPWLHISRAGVKTAAAAGSNGVGAPVE